Within Enterobacter sp. RHBSTW-00175, the genomic segment AGGTGGCGGTGGAAAAACTGGTGGTGGATGCCTGGGAGCAGCGCTCGTATCAGAAACTCTGGCAGGCGATCACCTTGTCGAAAACCGTGCCGAGCGCGTCGGTTGCCAAAGCGATCCTCGATGACCTGATTGAAGCCAACAAGGATTACTGGCCAGAGCTGCATTAATCTTCCTGACCGGCATCGTCCGATGCCGGTTTTCTTGTCCTTGTCGATTTACGCTATGCTGAAGCCTGCCTGGAGCACGACAAGGAACCTTCATGAAAATTTCTCGCCTCGGCGAAGCCCCGGACTACCGCTTCTCGCTGGCCAATGAACGTACATTTTTAGCGTGGATACGCACTGCACTGGGCTTTCTCGCTGCAGGTGTTGGCCTTGACCAGCTGGCCCCGGATTTCGCGACCCCGCTGATCCGCGAAGTACTGGCCCTGCTGCTGTGTCTGTTTGCGGGCGTACTGGCGATTTACGGCTACCTGCGCTGGTTACGTAACGAAAAGGCGATGCGTCTGAAGCAGGATCTACCCTACACGCGCGGGTTACTGATTATCAGCGCGATACTGTTGACGGTGGCAGGTGTGGTGATGGTGCTGGTGTTCTATGGCGGATAGCCGCAAAGCGCGCCGCGAAGCCGATCCCGGCTTACAGCCGGAACGAACCTCACTGGCCTGGCTTCGTACGCTACTGGGATACGGTGCGCTGATCGCGCTGGCGATTAAACACAACTGGCATCGCACAGGCGTGCCGTTCTGGGTTTCTCTTGTTGTGCTGGCGCTGGTGGCGATCATTTTGTGGCGTTATACCCGCAGCCGTAACCTGATGGATGTCGCCCAGGACGACGTTGTCCAGCCAAAAGCGGTGCGGGATAAGTTTCTGATCGCGCTGGCCGTGCTGTCACTGGCGCTACTGTTTGCCGTCACCCATATTCAGCAGATCCTGAATATGTAAAAAAAATCGATCCCTCTCCCACAGGAGAGGGATACACAAAAAACCTTAACGGCCCTTCGCCAGATATTTCGCCATCTCGTCTTCCGGCACCATACCGCCGCCGGTCGCCCACACCAGGTGAGTGGCATCGGCTTTAACGCGCACCGGCCCGGCCATACCCGCCAGCGCCGATGGCTCCAGGCGAATACCCTCTTCCTGCGCCAGCCAGCCGAGCATGTCATACATGCTCTGATCGCTTAAGGTGTAGAAGCCATCGAGCAAACGCTCCATCGCACGCCCCACGAAACCAGATGCACGACCTACCGCCAGCCCATCGGCTGCCGTCACGTTGTCGATCCCCAGATCCTGCACCGCAATCTCGTCGTGCAGGCCGGTATAAACGCCCAGCAGCATACAAGGGGAGTGAGTTGGCTCGGCAAAGAAGCAGTGAACGTTGTCGCCGAAGGCCAGCTTCAGACCAAACGCCACGCCGCCAGGGCCACCGCCCACACCACACGGCAGGTAGACGTACAGCGGATGTTGCGCATCCACCACGCGGCCCTGTGCGGCAAACTGTGCCTTCAGGCGCTCGCCTGCAACGGCGTAGCCCAGGAACAGGGTGCGGGAGTTTTCATCGTCGATAAAGAAACAGTTGGGGTCGCTTTCTGCGGCTTTGCGCCCCTGTTCAACCGCCACGCCGTAGTCCTGCTCGTATTCGACCACAATCACGCCGTGGCTGCGCAGTTTGGCTTTCTTCCATTCGCGGGCATCGGCAGACATATGCACCGTGACCTTAAAGCCGATCCGCGCACTCATGATCCCGATGGACATCCCCAGGTTGCCGGTCGACCCTACCGCAATGCTGTACTGGCTGAAAAAGTCCTTAAAGCGTGGCTCCAGCAGGATGCTGTAATCGTCGTCGACGCTGAGCAGGCCCGCTGCCAGCGCCAGCTTTTCCGCGTGAGTGAGCACCTCATAGATACCGCCGCGCGCTTTTATGGAACCCGAAATCGGCAGGTGGCTGTCTTTTTTCAGCAGCAGCGTGCCGGGGATCGTCGTGCCGAACTCTTTCTCCAGCCGCTTATGCATTGCCGGAATGGCCACCAGTTCAGATTCAATAATCCCGTTGGTGGCTGCCGTTTCCGGAAACGCTTTCGCCAGATACGGTGCGAAGCGGTTCAGCCGCGCATGGGCGTCGTCCACGTCGGCTTTGGTCAGCCCGACATACGGCAACCCTTCTTCAAGCGAGGTGGTTCGCGGGTTAAACCAGGTGGTTTCTTTCAGGGCAATCAGATCCTCAACCAGAGGGAACTGTGCGGTTAGCGTGGTGATAGTTGCGTTTTCCATAATAAATCTCTTCGCGCTCAGATAATGAAAGAAAGCAGGAATGTGCCGCCAAGTGCAAGCACCGAGGCGATAAAGGTCGCCGTCGTATAGTATTTGAACGTCTCATTCAGGGTCGCGCCGCAGTATTGCTTCACAAGCCAGAAGAGGGAATCAGTCACGATCGTGCAGCCAATGGCACCAGAACCGATGGCAATGGTAATGATTTCCGGGCTGACGTTCGGGTACAGCGGCAGCATCGGGGCCACGATGGCGGTGGCACCCATCATCGCAACGGTGGCTGAGCCTACCGCTGCGTGTAGAACTAACGCCACCAGCCAGGCGAGCAGGATCGGATGCATATGCAGGTTCGACAGGATCTGCGCCAGCGTATCGGCCAGTCCGCTGGTTTTGAGGATAGCGTTAAACGCCCCGCCCGCACCGATAATCAACAGAATGTTAGCAATAGAGCCAAAGCCGTGTTCGGTATGGGTGAGCATGGTGCTCATCCCCATATGCTGACGCAGTCCAAGCAGGTAGTAGGCAACAAACACGGCGATAAACATCGCGGTGATCGGGTTGCCGATAAATTCCAGTACCGTGTACAGGGTGCCCGTTTTCGCCATGTTCAGCTCGGCGATGGTTTTCACCAGCATCAGGCCGATGGGCAGCAGCACCGTGAACAGCGTTGCCCCAAGTGACGGCAGCGTGTGTTCTTCCCGGACTTTCAGGTCAGAAAATTCTGCCGGAACCGGTTTGAACGGCAGACGATTGCCGAGCAGTTTCAGGAACAGTGGGCCGCCCACCAGTGAGGCCGTCAGGCCAACCAGTAAGCCGTAGACAATAACTGTCCCCACATCGGCGCCCAGTTTGTTGGTGACGAACAGCGCTGCCGGGTGCGGAGGCACTACACAGTGCACGGCCATCAGCGCAGTACAGAGCGGAATAGCCAGCTTCAGTAGTGAGGTCTGGGTTTTTTTGGCAATCGAGAAGGCAAGCGGGATCAGCAATACCACGCCCACTTCCACAAACAGCGTGATGCCGCAAATCATCCCCACCAGCACCATAATCACATCGGCGGATAGCCAGCGGCAGCGTTGAAGCGTGATGCCGATACGCTCCGCCGCGCCGGACACTTCCATCATCTTGCCGAGGATCGTCCCCAGACCAATCACCGCGGCGAGGAAGCCCAGCGTGCCGCCAATACCGCTCTCAATGGCGTTCACCATATCCAGCGGGCCCATCCCCATCATGGTGCCGACGAAAAAGCTCGCCAGCAGCAGTGCAAGGAACGGATGAAACTTCAGTTTTACGATGGTTAATACAATTAACACGATGCTGATGAGCAGCGTCGCCACAACCCAGACCTGAGATCCCATATCTCACCTCACCCTTAAGTAATCTGCGGGTATTGGACGAAAAAACGGCATGGGCTGACAAACGATATAAATTGCCGTTCAGGTGAGCCAGATAGAATCAAGTGAGTGACTAAACTCTAAAAAACACACTTATTTCGTGTTTGGTTCACATAAATTCATCTCTGAAAGGTATTCTGGGCAGGTAAAAAGAGAGTGAGAATGGCGATGAATGATGCAAATGAGGCCAGAAACCGCCTGTTAAATGGCTGGCAGTTGTCAAAAATGTACACCTTTGAAGTGGCGGCGCGTCACGAATCCTTTGCGCTGGCGGCGGAAGAGCTATCGTTAAGCCCCAGCGCGGTCAGTCACCGCATCAACCTGCTGGAAGAGGAGCTGGGCATTCAGCTGTTTGTGCGCTCACACCGGAAAGTGGAGCTGACCCAGGAAGGAAAGCGTGTGTACTGGACGTTAAAATCGTCGCTGGACACCCTGAATCAGGAGATCCTGGATATCAAAAACCAGGCGCTGTCCGGCACGCTGACGGTTTACTCCCGTCCATCGATTGCCCAGTGCTGGCTGGTACCAATGCTGGGGGACTTCACCCGCCGGTATCCGTCGATTTCGCTGACCATTTTGACCGGCAATGATTATGTAAATATGCAGCGAACGGGGGTCGATCTGGCGCTCTATTTCGACGATACGCCGCCAAATCATCTGTCTCACCATTTTCTGATGGATGAGGCTATCCTGCCGGTGTGTTCCCCGGAATATGCACAACAACATGCGCTGCTTCAGAACCCGGATAACCTGCGCCACTGCACCTTGCTGCATGACCGCCAGGCCTGGAGCAACGACTCCGGCACCGACGAGTGGTTTAGCTGGGCGCAGCATTTTGCAGTAAATATGCCGCCATCATCGGGTATTGGTTTCGATCGTTCTGATTTAGCGATTATTGCTGCAATGAACCACGTGGGGGTGGCGATGGGGCGTAAACGTCTGGTGCAAAAGCGCCTTGAGACTGGGGAACTGATAGCGCCCTTTGGCGAGAAAACGCTGAAATGCCATCAACACTATTACATCTCCACCCCGTCCGGGCGACAGTGGCCAAAAATCGATGCCTTTATCAATTGGTTGAAGGCGATGGCGCAGTGAAGATTTATTACGCTTTGGCTCTACACGAAATGTGAAAAAGCGTGCTAAATACAGGTTATTGCTTTTGATTTCTCGCAAGGTACATTGTGTTTAAGCCTCTCATTGCCACTGCGTTACTGCTAACTACCGGCTGGGCCACCGCCGCTGAGCCGCCGCTGACGGCTGCCCTTTATGCGCAGCAGCTTGGCGTGGGTATTGATGTCGACTGGGCGCGCACCGAACGTGGCATCCGGGAATTCGATCCGCTGGTCGTTCGTGATTTTCGCGCCAAAGGGTTAACGCATGTGCGTATTCGCGTGGCGGATGAACCTACCGAAGCGCGGCTCATTCATCTGCGTAAACTGGTAGAGGCGTGCGAGCAATACGGGGTGATCCCCATCATCGCTTATCAGGCTGACGAATATAAAAACGACCCCAAAGCGGACAATGAAAAAGAGGTGATCAACTGGTGGATTGCGGTGGCGCACTATTTTGGCCAAAGCTCGCCGCTGCTTGGGTTTGATCTGATCTATGAGCCGGCGGATAAGCTCAACCACAACCAGGCTTCGCTGAACCGGGTATACGAGAAAACAATAAAAGTCATTCACAGCATTGATGCTAATCGCATGATTTTTATCGCGCCACGCCTGCGTGCCGCGCCGGAAGATTTATCCAGCATGAAGCTGCCTGCGCACAGCCAAAATTACCTGCTGGCCGAGTGGCATATTTTCCCATGGGGGCCGCTGAAAAATAACGGCAAATATCCGTGGACGTCCGGTACGGCGGCCGAAAAAGCCGCCATTCACAACCGGATTAACACCGCGTTGCACTGGCAGCAAAAAACCGGACATGTCAGTTGGGTTGGCGGCTGGGGAGTGGGTGAATCAAGCCGATTTACGCCAACTGCGTCGCAGCTGGCGTTTGCCACGTTTATGGCCTGTGAACTGCAAAAGTCGAAAATCCCGTATGCCATTAACGCCGATTTCCAGTTTTATGACGGGGAAGAAGGGGCCTGGCGGCCTGCGCCAGAGCCTTTATTGCAGACCATGATTACACCTGAGTGTGAAAAGCCCGCCGAGAAGCCGGGCCATCATGCAGTTAAACCGGCTGCTCATGATGCGGGACACGGGACGCCAGCGGCAGCCAGCACAGTAAAATCAGCAGCCCCATCAGCGTCATCAGTAAACCCAAACTAGCCTGACCGGTTTGCGGTAACAGCGCAGAAAGCCAGGCCAGCGCGCCGGAACCGATATTCTGCAAACCGCCCACCAGCGCGCCCGCCGTGCCTGCGAGGAACGGGAACGGCTCCATTGCGCCGCTGGTGGCGAGCGGGAACAACATCCCTGCACCGAAAAAGAACAGCGCCGCCGGGATAAGCAGCGTCCAGACTGTCATCACGCCGAACAACCCTGGGATCCACATCATCACGCCTGCCAGCAGGCAGCTAATCACTGACTGCCACATCAGCGTGGAGAAACGTTTGTTCGGGCGTCCGGCAAACCATGCGCCGAAAAACGCTGCCGGAATAGGCAGGATAAACAGGATACTCACCACCATACTGCTGAGGCCAAGCCCTGCGCCTAACAGTACGCCGGAGCAGGCTTCAAACACGGCAATCCCCGCCAGGCCGCCGATCAACATCAGCAGGTAGCAGGTGAACGCCCCGTTGCCGAACAGCGTTTTATAGCTGGTGATAAGTTTGGTGCGCGGTGCGTCGGTGGGGCGCGTTTCCGGCATCCAGCGCGCCATGCTGAAGGTCACAATCACACACAGCACCAGCAGGAAGACGTAGCAGGCACGCCACGACCACATTGTATCCAGCAGGCCGCCAATCAACGGGGCCAGCAGCGGACTCACCAGAATGCCCATATTGAGCAGACTATTGGCATGGCGAAGCTGGGTGCCCTGGTACAGATCACGCGGCAAGGTGCGCGCCATCACCCCGCCAACGCCGGTCCCGACGCCTTGCAGAGCGCTGGCGGCAATCAGTACCGTCAGGCTATGGGTAGTGATGGCAATCACCGTGGCGACCATAAATATGCACATGCCCACCAGAATCACCGGGCGACGCCCGACGCGATCGGACAGCGGGCCGTAAAACAGCTGAGAGACGCCATAGGTCAGCAGATAAGCGGCCATGACGCTCTGCACTGCGCCCTCGCGGACGTTCAGTTCCTTTGCCATGTCGGCGATTGCCGGAATGTAGATGGTTTGCGCCATCTGACCGACGGCCACCAGTAACACCAGCATCAACAATAAGTTAACGTTCCTTTGTTTTTTCATGTCGCTGAATACTTTTGCCAAAAGAGAGAAATAAAGAATAAGTGACTGCTCATTCCCATAAATGCGCGAGGAATCTACCACAGTGCGATGGCAATTTAAGCATTGTTGTAGCGAATGGAAAAACCGGGAAAGGCAGGATTTGTAAACAAGATCGGCAACTAATGTTGCCAGTGATTTACGCCAGGCGCAGCAGAATCGCTCCGCCAGCAATACCCAGCGCCGCAGCAATACGCAGACCCGCAACTTTCTCTTTTAAAAGGACAAACGCGATCAGTGCCCCAAAAAGAATGGAGGTTTCGCGCAGCGCTGCGACCACTGCCAGCGGGGCCTGCGTCATTGCCCATAGCGCCAGGCCGTAAGAGCCCATAGTACCTATCCCGCCGAGCAGCCCCTTTTTCCAGTGCAGCCGCAGGTAGCTGGACGCTTCACGCCGCCGCGCGACCATCGCCCAGCTCAGCAGGCAGAAGCCGTTCATAAAGAAGGTCCACAGCGTGTAGCCCAGCGCGGTGTCAGAGAGCCGCACGCCGGTGCCATCCACCAGCGTATAGCCCGCGATAAAACAGGCATTCAGCAGCGCCAGCCAGATCCCTTTTCGGGACTGCATGCGTCCGTTCATCGCCATCGCCAGTATCGACAGGCAGATCACCCCAATGCCGGACCACGCGAGCCATGAGAGGCTATCGCCGAGCGCCAGCACGCTGATCAGCGCCACCAGCAGCGGCGCAGTGCCGCGCATCAGGGGATAGGTCTGACTCATATCAGAGACCTGATAGGTCTTCGCCACCAGCACCGTGTACACCACCTGTAACGCGCAGGAGACGATTAAAAACGGCCAGCTTGCGGCAGAAGGCTGTGGCGAAAAGGGGAGCAGCACCAGGGCAATCAGCGTGGCGGAGCCGCTGACGCTGATTGCAGAATAGAGCTTATCCGTTCCGGCTTTGACGATGGCGTTCCAGCTGGCATGCAGCAGCGCGGCGAAGAGTAAAATGCAGAAAACGGTGATGGTCATGGCGTATCGGGTGATTAATTGTCACTCAACTGTAACATTCACACTCTGATGCTGCCAGCCGGTTAGACCGCACAAAAAAGGCGGTG encodes:
- the dsdC gene encoding DNA-binding transcriptional regulator DsdC — its product is MNDANEARNRLLNGWQLSKMYTFEVAARHESFALAAEELSLSPSAVSHRINLLEEELGIQLFVRSHRKVELTQEGKRVYWTLKSSLDTLNQEILDIKNQALSGTLTVYSRPSIAQCWLVPMLGDFTRRYPSISLTILTGNDYVNMQRTGVDLALYFDDTPPNHLSHHFLMDEAILPVCSPEYAQQHALLQNPDNLRHCTLLHDRQAWSNDSGTDEWFSWAQHFAVNMPPSSGIGFDRSDLAIIAAMNHVGVAMGRKRLVQKRLETGELIAPFGEKTLKCHQHYYISTPSGRQWPKIDAFINWLKAMAQ
- a CDS encoding YidH family protein, giving the protein MKISRLGEAPDYRFSLANERTFLAWIRTALGFLAAGVGLDQLAPDFATPLIREVLALLLCLFAGVLAIYGYLRWLRNEKAMRLKQDLPYTRGLLIISAILLTVAGVVMVLVFYGG
- the dsdA gene encoding D-serine ammonia-lyase, whose amino-acid sequence is MENATITTLTAQFPLVEDLIALKETTWFNPRTTSLEEGLPYVGLTKADVDDAHARLNRFAPYLAKAFPETAATNGIIESELVAIPAMHKRLEKEFGTTIPGTLLLKKDSHLPISGSIKARGGIYEVLTHAEKLALAAGLLSVDDDYSILLEPRFKDFFSQYSIAVGSTGNLGMSIGIMSARIGFKVTVHMSADAREWKKAKLRSHGVIVVEYEQDYGVAVEQGRKAAESDPNCFFIDDENSRTLFLGYAVAGERLKAQFAAQGRVVDAQHPLYVYLPCGVGGGPGGVAFGLKLAFGDNVHCFFAEPTHSPCMLLGVYTGLHDEIAVQDLGIDNVTAADGLAVGRASGFVGRAMERLLDGFYTLSDQSMYDMLGWLAQEEGIRLEPSALAGMAGPVRVKADATHLVWATGGGMVPEDEMAKYLAKGR
- the dsdX gene encoding D-serine transporter DsdX: MGSQVWVVATLLISIVLIVLTIVKLKFHPFLALLLASFFVGTMMGMGPLDMVNAIESGIGGTLGFLAAVIGLGTILGKMMEVSGAAERIGITLQRCRWLSADVIMVLVGMICGITLFVEVGVVLLIPLAFSIAKKTQTSLLKLAIPLCTALMAVHCVVPPHPAALFVTNKLGADVGTVIVYGLLVGLTASLVGGPLFLKLLGNRLPFKPVPAEFSDLKVREEHTLPSLGATLFTVLLPIGLMLVKTIAELNMAKTGTLYTVLEFIGNPITAMFIAVFVAYYLLGLRQHMGMSTMLTHTEHGFGSIANILLIIGAGGAFNAILKTSGLADTLAQILSNLHMHPILLAWLVALVLHAAVGSATVAMMGATAIVAPMLPLYPNVSPEIITIAIGSGAIGCTIVTDSLFWLVKQYCGATLNETFKYYTTATFIASVLALGGTFLLSFII
- a CDS encoding EamA family transporter, translating into MTITVFCILLFAALLHASWNAIVKAGTDKLYSAISVSGSATLIALVLLPFSPQPSAASWPFLIVSCALQVVYTVLVAKTYQVSDMSQTYPLMRGTAPLLVALISVLALGDSLSWLAWSGIGVICLSILAMAMNGRMQSRKGIWLALLNACFIAGYTLVDGTGVRLSDTALGYTLWTFFMNGFCLLSWAMVARRREASSYLRLHWKKGLLGGIGTMGSYGLALWAMTQAPLAVVAALRETSILFGALIAFVLLKEKVAGLRIAAALGIAGGAILLRLA
- the emrD gene encoding multidrug efflux MFS transporter EmrD; amino-acid sequence: MKKQRNVNLLLMLVLLVAVGQMAQTIYIPAIADMAKELNVREGAVQSVMAAYLLTYGVSQLFYGPLSDRVGRRPVILVGMCIFMVATVIAITTHSLTVLIAASALQGVGTGVGGVMARTLPRDLYQGTQLRHANSLLNMGILVSPLLAPLIGGLLDTMWSWRACYVFLLVLCVIVTFSMARWMPETRPTDAPRTKLITSYKTLFGNGAFTCYLLMLIGGLAGIAVFEACSGVLLGAGLGLSSMVVSILFILPIPAAFFGAWFAGRPNKRFSTLMWQSVISCLLAGVMMWIPGLFGVMTVWTLLIPAALFFFGAGMLFPLATSGAMEPFPFLAGTAGALVGGLQNIGSGALAWLSALLPQTGQASLGLLMTLMGLLILLCWLPLASRVPHHEQPV
- a CDS encoding cellulase family glycosylhydrolase, with amino-acid sequence MFKPLIATALLLTTGWATAAEPPLTAALYAQQLGVGIDVDWARTERGIREFDPLVVRDFRAKGLTHVRIRVADEPTEARLIHLRKLVEACEQYGVIPIIAYQADEYKNDPKADNEKEVINWWIAVAHYFGQSSPLLGFDLIYEPADKLNHNQASLNRVYEKTIKVIHSIDANRMIFIAPRLRAAPEDLSSMKLPAHSQNYLLAEWHIFPWGPLKNNGKYPWTSGTAAEKAAIHNRINTALHWQQKTGHVSWVGGWGVGESSRFTPTASQLAFATFMACELQKSKIPYAINADFQFYDGEEGAWRPAPEPLLQTMITPECEKPAEKPGHHAVKPAAHDAGHGTPAAASTVKSAAPSASSVNPN
- a CDS encoding DUF202 domain-containing protein, which codes for MADSRKARREADPGLQPERTSLAWLRTLLGYGALIALAIKHNWHRTGVPFWVSLVVLALVAIILWRYTRSRNLMDVAQDDVVQPKAVRDKFLIALAVLSLALLFAVTHIQQILNM